The Sebastes umbrosus isolate fSebUmb1 chromosome 4, fSebUmb1.pri, whole genome shotgun sequence genomic sequence CATGTGCAAGCTCATCATGTGATTTCCTAGCATTGAAGTTAAAGATTAACAGTCGTTGAATCTGTATTTGTTGATTCAAACTAGGTCAGTTTCAATCGCACATTGCGTgttgaaaaagacaaaagagtCTCTTATCATGTTGAGACTTGCATATAAGCCATTACTTTTTATATGCAAATTCTCATGCAACAAAAAGTACAGAAAATGCCAAACAGTCAACAAGCATTTACATCTCTGGATCAAAGTCAGGACCAGATGGTTGGTAAACTTGAGCAGGCTTGTCTCAGGATGATGTTTAGGTGTGAATTTTTAAATTAAGTCATGATGATCATATGAGTCATATGCAAATAAAGTGAAGAGTGAAGCAAACATTGAGGACTTCTCTAGCCCCGTGACTGTTGTTCTTACCCAGATCTCCAGCAGGGTCAGTGTCTGAGCGAGTGTCCAGGTAGTTGGAGTCGAGGGTCAGCATGGGGTCCTTGTCATTATGTAGCACAGTCTGAGGGTCGCCTGCAGACTCGCTGCGGAAGACGACTCTGCGAGGCATCGCTAAGGCCAGCTCCTTCCAGAACGCTGAGGATGGCGTCTGTGGAAACCAAACACACGGGAACCCAAACACGACAAATTACACCACGTTGTTTATACAAACTGGACTGAACTCTCAACTGTAAAAGTCTTTCTGGCATGTATCATTGTGTTtagtatatattttacatttataatttgaattcatatttatttcagaGATATCTATAATTGCATAATTTGTTATTGCcagttgcttatttagtcatgaaCACTTAATGTCTTAGAAAAATACCACACGGATCGACATAATGCTTCTGAAGTGCTGATGCATTCTCAAGAGACGCCCAAACCCGCAGGATGAAACGCGCAGCCGAGGGCACTCTGGCATCCCTCTCCTGTTCTGGGAACAGCGGCGGCTGATACCTATACTGACATTCAAGAGGACCTTTTGGGCATTCGGCCTGCTGGATATTTGCCAGATTTTTGTGGTCTGTCTAGACCACAAACAGATGCTCTGAACCCTCAAGGCCAATTTCACCGCCAAAAGCTTCTTGTTCCCAACATCATAATTCCTCTATTGCAAGAGAATAAGGGTGAATGGGTGAAGCTTCTGGTCCTGAAGAGAACGTTGCGACAGAACTGCCCGACTCCCACGTCAGAGGCATCGACTTCAACAACAAATTGCAGAGAGGGGTCCGGGTAAATGAGGACAGGCGCTGTGGTAAAGCccttcttcagctcagtgaaAGCTCCCTCAGCCTTCGGGGACCAACTGAAGGCACCCTGAGTGAAGGTCGAGATGGTGGCGGCAATCGAGCTAAACCCCCTAAGTTCCAAACCCGAGAAGGCGCTGAACCCGTTTGATGGAGTCAGGCTGAGGCCACTCTAGTACTGCCTTGACTTTGTTGGGGTCCATCCTAACGCTGCTCTGTGACACAATGTAACCCAAAAAGCTGACTGTGGAGCCATGAAACACACATTTCTCTGCCTTGACATAGAGTTGGTGCTCCAGCAACCTCTACCATACTAGTTTGACGCGGGACACATGCACCTGATAGGACTTGGAATAAATCAGGATGTCATCCAGGTTGTTCACTACCCATGAATAATTCTAGCATGTCACAGAGAACGTTGCTTACGAACACCTGGAAGACTGTCAGAAAAAGACCAAAAGGCATGACGAGGTATTGATAGTGCCCCCTAGGGGTGTTGATCACCGTCTTCCACTCATCCCCCTTATGTATGCACACCAAATTGTTAGCGTTTCGAATGTCCTACTTGGTGTAGAGGGATGCACCCTGCAGGTGTTCAAATGCCGTGGACATGAGGGGGAAGGGGTAGCGGTTCTTCACCGTGATCTTATTAAGACCCCTGTAGTCGATGTAGGGTCGTAGGGTCGAAAACTCTCCTCATTTCAGCCAAGAAGACAGCGGCATTAGAATGGACGGTCTGCTTCTCCCACAATGGCCTATCCCATGAAAGAGCCTTATCTGAGCAGAGGGATATTATGTATGGTACCCGGGCTCGTTCTGTGCTAAACATGTAGGGTTGTAACTCAATCACCAGACTACATTGGGTGATAAACCCTTTACATTTCCCTGGATGCCCGTCATAGCGGGCAGATGTCGGTATTTTGGGTTTACGGACTGCAATAGGGCCGTGGGGTGGAACTGGGGGTGATTGGTAGACTACAGGGTTTGATGTTTGGAGTCCCGGTGAAGTCGGTGTGTGTAACTATTAGTTCAGGTAACTAtttctatgattttttaaatttaatttaaaaaaacttttttttggggggggggggggatttttgcctttatttgacagtgacAGTGCAAGTTATGGAAGTGGGAGAGAGAGTAGATGACATGTAGCAAAGGGCCGCAGATCGGATCCAAAACCCCTGGCCGCAGCCACATGTTGTCATGAGCAATGTCAGCCTGCCCATGTTTGAAACTAGAGGATAAACTCTCTGGGAAACAGAGTGAAGCCGACTAAATAAAAAGACACCTGGCAGCGATGCCAGGTAAGAACTGAGAAGCCAGGCCACACAGACCCGCCCCACTCTAACAGACTGAGTTAGAAGAGCAAACAGAAAACGGTGGGCGAATCGGGCGGGTCAGGTTCATGTGGTAACTTCTGCCGATACACACACCCCTACACAGCTAGTACACGCAACAGAGTGAAACTCTCACAATGAGACAGTGAGTCAGCATCTGAGCTCTGGAAAGCAGGGGTAGTTGTAGGCTTCACACACCTGATCCTCATCAGGGACAATCAGGCTCcacagctgctcctcctcagagATGATTAACCCAACCAGCCTGGTGAGAGGCAAGTGCTCCTCACTGAGAGGCCCAAATCCAATCCGGTCCCTACAGCCTCCCCCTGTACGACGGAGTgaactctgtttgtagtcacTCACAGCGCAATGAAGCACACTTCTTTGAGGTGTAAAGGTATAAATACAGCGGCAAGCTTTGGGATGAACTTCCCTCCCTCcggcaaggaaataaatatcagaatcagaaatactggagagaaattataagaaaaaatataaataagaaatatgtataacaatattgaaaataataatgctgaaaaatgggATCTATCATTAAGTATGTCAAATGTAATAAtagcataaacaaataagaGTATTAGTTTAAATattctgtataaataaaagcagTGTTAATGCCAGAGTAAACAAAAAAGattattgcactaaattattgtagtgttaagtcagtattgcacagttgcagatataataaattatggggttatagctgctgataggggtaaaaaacaataaacatacgttgtatatatatacatatatatatatatatatatatatatgtataaatatacaacactttacaattaaatgaaaatctctACCGTTTTCTGGACTAGACgagggtatatttgatcctaaatacaatctatttagGTTAAGttaacgtctgtatgacaataatatagaataaattaaatgtccttcttagtttgagcagtttacgagtaaatgtttgtaccggtagtcgCACGGAACTTACATTGGAGCGGCGTGTTCCATATGGAACACAAAACGGCATTGCACGTCGTCAGTAAGGGCAACTGGTTAAGTCGGCATCAATGTagactcgctgttggagggttataCAACCCACTTTCACTCCTGGCTAATTGTTTTGGGATGGCCATTgatatggcggaccctccacgtGAACgtgcaaacggagtggaagAGAGTgcagacaactaaactataactATAAACATCATAGATACTTTAaacatatgtgtatatgtaatttacataataataaattatttccATACAAGTTGGCTATAATCTAATTGAGTTTTTGAAACATAATGGTGTTTAAAATGACtcatattgtattttgtttgttatttgtttGCTCAGAAAGCACTAGTAGGTATTATTGTGGATCTTACCACAGAGTTCTGCCTCCAGGTGAGTACGGTGAGGCAGTGCTCGTGCTCACTGAGCAGCTGCTTGATGTCATGCCTCATGCGTTTGGACTGACCCTGCAGCATGATGAGGATGGGCCGCGGACACAACTCCAACAGGTGCAGAAGGCCctgtctgaaaacacacacagctacagtGAGTCATGATAGGACATACTGCAGTATATGGCAGCAACACTGACCTCAAGTGGTATATTGTAATgttgccatatatatatatatatactgtataaagtgCTGTTTGAGCAGTGTTGTTTCTACATTAAGTTCATCTGACCTGAAGTTATTGATGCACCAGTCCTGCTCAAGGTAAGCATAAGAGAGCAACACGATCAGACGCCGAGAGCGACTCATGTTCATCAGCAGCTCTGCAGAAGGTTCTAGAGAAAAATAGTGTTGTTGTGCATTGTTAAAAATGGCAGCCTTACGTAACAATTTGTTACCCGGGAGCCTGTTTCACAAACACTGCTGTTTGCAACTGATTGTTGATTGCAAAGTGTAGATTAATTTGCAAATGTATGCGTCTGAAATCTAGCATTTGTTTTGATTAGTGAAACTCATGATTAACAAACAACAACGCAACAAATTGCAGCTTGCATGTTTCAAATTGGGTGAAAGAGGCCCTAGGATAACAGGTAATGACAGCAGATTAAGATTAAAACCAACAGAAACTGCATAAACAATGGATTCAATATTTCTACGGCGGTCCTCGGCCAAAGAAATTCTtggtcgactaacactcatacgattttatCTACTAATCGATTACTGTCAGTTAAATAGACTAAATTTCTATAAAAACTAATATCTAAGGCACTTTTTTCtgattgttgcttatttagtcatgaatatttaatgtcttagaaaaacacattaaatttAAAACAGAGTTTACAGGAGCTTTCAGAGATCTAAAAATGTTGTGTAAGATAAAGTCTAATCACATGATTATTTAACTGTAATGTGAACATGTATTGTGACATGCTCTTAGTGGGAGAGAGAGGCCAGAAACTAACTATAAACGTTATCAATACTTTGCACACAAAGAAagttttagtcgactaacagTCATACGATTTTgccgactaatcgattagttgatttaatcgaaagatctgtaaaactgagtttctccacaaataatcacacaaaagcaccactttaaatattgtgtttacaaGAGATGTGCTCATGAGTTTCTTGGAAAtcagtcattcagcatgaaaaaagcataaaaaaaacgacTATCGACTAAAGATATCtaagtcgactaagaccaaaacgaccgatttgtcaactaatcgactaatggggggcagccctagttttcCCACTCTATCTTTGATTCCTATAAAAAACAACCAATAGACAGAAAGCTTACCTGAGCCAGGTAGGATATCGTTGTCATTGAGGTGCACCTTGTACGCGTTTTTATTCTCCAGGTGAGgtttaaaaataaagttgaCAAACTTCCTGTCATGATCATTGTTCACATAGGAGATATAGGCATCATATAATTTGCCATCTGAAGAAATGGAGACACAAACATACCAGTGGTGTTAATACTACAGTCTTATACATGATTATAGCAACCTTATATCACTTCAGAGGCCTCACCGTTGAGTTCATAGTCTCCGTAGGAGTTCCTGTACCAGAGTTTGATGTTCAGGTGACACCTGGAGTACACAATAGCAGCTATAGCCAGGGCAAGGAGGAGGACGATGGCTGCGATGACAGCACCTGTGTGGTTGGGGCCAGAGCCGAGGTAGCGTGGGCACACAAAgatgtctgagaaaaaaaattaaaagattaGCATAAAATAATCAACCAATGCTTTGATTAAAATTGATCATCACAAACTACGGAATATGGATTATATCAGTGGAGTGTGTCTGTCCAACTGAGTCCTTGTAACTAAAGTAATAAAACATGCAGTAGGCAGAAGGTTTTATGgtataatttggcaaaaattccattcagcatattgtaactcaagtgttcggagagaaaactagacttttgcacctcctcatggctctgttttcaggctttagcaAATCTAGCCTgttacgggagactttgaccaatcacaggtcatttcagagagaaagcgttcctattggctgtttattcaacggaggcagctgtcaatcacttgcaaactctgatcaaacggtcaaattaagcagcgctgatcaaatattaatcattattctgttactgtaatgcctatttctcgcctcaaatgttttcagaaacatcttctagtgtgctgtttagctgtaaaatgagaaagtttgctccggctggtgggcggttcttggtatttcctcaagagatctcaacttggctgccgggtcacaaacttttcaggtcagtcctctcccactcatgttaacctgttttTTAACTaggtccatctcaacaaatgcccgcacaggcagcctgtgtcttggttcgcttggaaacggtccgagaccacctctcggaAACGCCCTAGGACCgcttgttttggtccgcaccagagtacgattactgcgttcactgCCCAAATGAATTGCACCAAGGGTTGATTAAAattgactaaatgttggcttatGAAAGCGCCCTAAAAACCCAGCATATATAAGTAGGTAACTTTAGTTAGTCTTACATGAATACTTCAAGGTGAAGTCAGTGGAATTGTTCCTCACTGTGCAGCTGTAGAGCCCAAAATCTTCCCGCTCTGTGAGGTTGATCACCAGCAGACTGTTTACCATCAGCTGACCAGCGACAGGAGACCTGATAAGTGGGACGGAAACATTTATCTTACActcaaatactttttttatggAGGTGCATTAAACAGATATTTTAAAAAGCTTCAAATCACCATGAGGAGGTATTCTCCGTGTAATGTGTGTGGTTGGTGAGGGGTTGGCCATCTTTGCTCCACCGCAGCGTGGTGTCACAGTGCTCCTCTGTTGGGTcccagaggaggagagcagtGCAGTTCAGCGTCTCAGTGGATCCCTCAATATTCCAGAGTTCGCCCCCCTTCGATTTAAATTCTGGGGCTTTGGAGCACTGGGACTCTGTAGAAAGACATGCCACTGTTATCTGTGTTCACTGCAGGAGCTCCAGACAATAGAGGCCTTCATGTGCAGCTGGAAGGCATGCTGAAACTAAAAGCCTCCTTGCAGGTGTAGCCGTTCAACTAGCCCCTTCTTCAACTCCCACATACAAACTCTACTTCAGGGACAGATACTTACTGTGAGAGCCACATAATTATAGCATCGGGTTTGAGATGACTTCATTACACTTACACACAGAAATAATACTTACCTTTAACTATGAGGCGCACAGTGAATGAGGCCGTGCTGTTGCCCTGTTGCACACAGGTGTAATTCCCTTGGTCGTCCAAGCTGAGGCTGGTAAACTCCAGGTAGGCCTTCCCTTCCTGAGTGAGGAGCGGCTGGCAGTCCTTCTGCCAGGTCAGTTTGGGCTGGGGGGAGCTCCGGGGCTCCAGAGGGCAGCTCAGCCGATATGGAGGCTCCTGCCGCCCCACATGGAGCACCTGCTCCTTAAACCTGCTCTCATCCACACAGGACTGAGCTACACATAAAGACAGAGGGAGTTTACACAGTTACATTAGTGATGCAACAAGCCAACaaaaacctgattctgattagggctgggcaatatgatgatatatattgtcaaaGTGATATAAAAATCTATCGTATATATATCGTTTCTATCATGATAGCCtgtatttatttgctttttctctataatttcacttaaaactgttttgatcattttgcactcaagttcttaaaattagggattgcaccgataccagatcggatatcaggttgatactgactcaaatagctggatcaggtatcggtgacaatggggccaatctattcaattcaattctatgtttgtatactatatatacattatatactggaatttgaagttttgaccaatttgttgctacaTTAAAAATCTTTACACTTGAATTCTAACTCTTGTAAATTTTGaattttaccaagttgctggtgtatgattcattattttaataataaataataaaaattaaaataataaaaatgtatatctaggtatttatttgttacattctattttacaaagttaggaaagcaatgatTAAGTCAAGAcggatgttgccttacacaaaagaatgatcccattcacttccacacagtgatacatacagcttattatttCTTAATTATTATGGTATCGGGTCGGTACCCGGTGTCGGCCGatatccaaagcccaggtatctgtATCAATATCggaactgaaaaagtcggatcagcGCATCCCTACTTAAATTGATAAAATACTCACtacttttcatttgttaaatatttaattcacacaggagtataaagaataggctttaccatgtggttatttcatatagactatctatttatttattgaattaccagaaaacatgcgacattgtgatatatatcgttatcgagatatgaaatcaGGATAGATGATTTTAGcaatatcacccagccctaattcTGATCCTTCAATTTAGGAACAACTGAATTTCAATAATGACATAATTAAGAAACTGTTTTTATGTTGTGTGATCAAATACATGCAGCAATAGGCTAAACAAGTGACTTTGCTTCCTTTTGAGAAACACTTTGCCTACTGCCTGTGGATACTAATAGTTTGCATACGCTCTGTGCAGCTTCACAAGACTGTGCTCAGCTTTAGTGTAGCTTTTGGCAAATAGTGTCTAATGGTGCATGAAGGTGAACTTGTTTACTCTTTCTCCCTGGCAGACTCTGAGCAAAGAGGTGTTTTGATGACTTagataaaaagaaaaggacattaaatCCCCTTTTCCGTTTGAGGACAATTTTCAATGCAAACAACAACTTACTATCacgcttaaagctgcagtgggtagaaacggagcaaatatgattaagaaaagttatttttataaaacggtcagtatatcctgacagtagtgcatgagacaggtaatctgaaaaaaaatcatgagcctctgtgtcctccgttgctcctaacggcatctgcaagatttcacagaccggaggaaaacgaccaatcagagccgagctggagtctgccgtctctgagcagctgtcaatcactcgcaaactccgatcaaacggtgatactaggcagcgctgatcaaatcaaaaacttttttttcatcatatgtgctccatttctacccactgcagctttaactgtccCTCTGCCAGGACAGATTTTAAAATACATCTCAGACAATCTAACTAAtgttttcaaacttgacaacataaacattcaaaatgggtCCCTATATATTTCCTATTGCAATGTTTATTATTGCAGTAgccgacaggaagtaaacttgg encodes the following:
- the sigirr gene encoding single Ig IL-1-related receptor gives rise to the protein MALIVVAVILLLTGKWDKTVLADAQSCVDESRFKEQVLHVGRQEPPYRLSCPLEPRSSPQPKLTWQKDCQPLLTQEGKAYLEFTSLSLDDQGNYTCVQQGNSTASFTVRLIVKESQCSKAPEFKSKGGELWNIEGSTETLNCTALLLWDPTEEHCDTTLRWSKDGQPLTNHTHYTENTSSWSPVAGQLMVNSLLVINLTEREDFGLYSCTVRNNSTDFTLKYSYIFVCPRYLGSGPNHTGAVIAAIVLLLALAIAAIVYSRCHLNIKLWYRNSYGDYELNDGKLYDAYISYVNNDHDRKFVNFIFKPHLENKNAYKVHLNDNDILPGSEPSAELLMNMSRSRRLIVLLSYAYLEQDWCINNFRQGLLHLLELCPRPILIMLQGQSKRMRHDIKQLLSEHEHCLTVLTWRQNSVTPSSAFWKELALAMPRRVVFRSESAGDPQTVLHNDKDPMLTLDSNYLDTRSDTDPAGDLGLRLPVYKALAFKAPVLPAAPITAAEPKTSDIDVSDLGSRNYGARSDFYCLVTEEDI